The Silurus meridionalis isolate SWU-2019-XX chromosome 6, ASM1480568v1, whole genome shotgun sequence genome contains the following window.
CAGTGTTTCAGTTAATTATCTGTATCTAGTGTTTCAGTTGATAATCAGTatctaataatctaataataattatctgtATCCAGTGCTACAGTTAATAATCTGTATCTACTGTTTCAGTTAATAATCTGTATCTAGTGTTTCAGTTAATAATCTGTATCTAGTGTTTCAGTTAATAATCTGTATCTAGTGCTACAGTTAACAATCTGTAATCTAATGCTTCAATTGATAATCTGTAATCTAGTGCTTCAGTTGATAATCTGTAATCTAGTGCTTAATGTTAATAATCTGTATCTAGTGCTTCAGTTGCGATAATAGTGCAATAATCTGTATCTAGTGCTTCAGTTAATAATCTGTATCTAGTGCTTCAGTTAACAATCTGTAATCTAGTGCTTCAATTGATAATCTGTAATCTAGTGCTTCAGTTGATAATCTGTAATCTAGTGCTTAAAGTTAATAATCTGTATCTAGTGCTTCAGTTGCGATAATAGTGCAATAATCTGTATCTAGTGCTTCAGTTAATAATCTGTAATCTAGTGCTTCAGTTAACAATCTGTAATCTAGTGCTTCAGTTGATAATCTGTAATCTAGTGCTTAAAGTTAATAATCTGTATCTAGTGCTTCAGTTGCGATAATAGTGCAATAATCTGTATCTAGTGCTTCAGTTAATAATCTGTAATCTAGTGCTTCAGTTAATAATCTGCAATATAGTGCTTCAGTTAATAATCTGTAATCTAGTGCTTCAGTTAATAATCTGTAATCTAGTGCTTCAGATAATAATCTGTAATCTAGTGCTTCAGTTAATAATCTGTAATCTACTGCTTCAGTTAATAATTTGCAATATGGTGCTTCAGTTAATAATCTGTAATCTAGTGCTTCACACAGAAAGCACTGGGCCTTAAACTCTTCCTGATAGTAGTATATTATTTGCTGTCACTTTGAGTTgccattttgtaaatatttgctGAAAAGTCTTAATGTAACACTGTAATGTAAAAGGATCACAATTAACTGCTACGTTTCATATTTTAAGCACAGCACTTGTGTAAAACCGTATTAATTTCAatagttttaatacatttaaatatttgaattaaattattatgAATGCATTTTTAGACAAAATGTAACATAATAAATTTGATACTGAACCCAGGCTTTTCATAAACCTATATTTAAATGGCTTCTGtgattaaaatagtttttaaatggCCTTCTTAATAAAgagtacattatatacacaaaaagtATTGCAACACTTACGTCCTTCTTCCCCTATCTGTTAAAGTCACAAAGTTGAAGCCACACACTTGTGTCTTTGGATCaagtgtcatttcactttacttgaattaggagacccaaacctgctccagcacaacaatgcccctgtgcacaaagcaaactccatgaagatatgctttacacaagttggagtggaagatcttgaatgacctgctataaagctctgtcTGAttgcacctcagacctcctcacccttcaTCATCTCTGACTTGATTACCTGACCACAACTACCCACTACAAtatagtagaacatcttcccagaagagtggaggttattggaACTGCAGATGGGCACATCATTGTGAAAagaggatgttcaaaaagcacagatGAATTTTCTGGTTAGGTGTCAAAATTGTCCAAATGCATGTTGGTTTGTGttgtatgacttttttttttaatgaaatgtctTCGGGAACTGAAATAATGTTAAAAGGCATTCAGAATGAGTCTATGCTGGAGATTTATACAGATATTGAAGTGCAGGTGATTATCAGGATGAATATTTTTAGCCTGGGTTATTTAACATATCGCTTTCACAGCCATGTAGTCATTCGCCTGTCCCTTACAGAGCCTGTTCTACTTGTTTGACTGAAGGTTTTAAAGCCTTTAGTCATAAAGCTTGTCTGTACCTTTTGTTTAATTCTTCAAGACCACGTGTGCTTTATTTGTTTCAGTGTATTATGTGATGACGAATAAGATTGCAACCTTGAAAGCCTGATCGGTTTTTAAGCCATGACTTTCTGACAACTGTGTGTTCAAGCTGATGATCTTTTCTATTCAGTCTTGATTTTGTTTCCATTGTTATGACAACAGTGTTATGACCGTCTTCAGTAGTCAATTGTCGTGCTGCAGTACTGTAACATTTTCATAAACATTGTGTATTAAGCAGAAGCATCACTGTTTTCTCCTGGAGGCCGAGGACAGAACGGCACGGCTAAGCTGCTGGATCTGTTAGACGACGGGTTGCACAGGGTGGGGACCTATGATGACTTTAACACAATCGACTGGGTGAGGGAGAAATCCAAGGACCGAGACCGTCACAGAGAGGTGAAGCTGCAGGACACAACCTGAACAAGCGGAGTTGCAAAGTATTCAAGTGGTCCATAACAAaccctctgtttctctctccgtTTCTTGTCTCAGATCAACAATAAGAAGAGGCAGTCAGTACTTGATCTTCTCTTGAGTTTGAGTGATGCTTTTTCTGGCTGGCTGCTTATGCTCCTTATCGGCCTCATGTCTGGttagtggtctagtggttactTGTTTTAGTTGGTCTAAATAGAATATGCTCGTGTGGCTGatactatttatataaaatcctGATATCCTCTGTTTCAGTATTTTTCACCACTCAGTTACTTCAGTCTACTCGCTCCTACACAAGTACTGAAAATATACAGATGTCAATCAAATTCAAAAGAggggaaaataataaaagtgatgTTGATTAGTGGATATGAAGACAAGAAGAAGTTTGTTATACATATTAACAAAAAGATCTAATAAACAAGACGTTAAAATAATGTTCGGCGATGAATTTCAGGTAAAAAATGATTGAAGAGACACAAAATGAATTTGAAAAACAGAACACGGATATAAATATGCTTTACAAAACAGCCACAAGTAGATatatgcttttttgtttttcatatatTTGGTTTTAGTATGTTTAAGATCTCAGTGCTGGACAGTAGTAGCCAGTAACAGATGATCGTGTGCTGATGTCCACATAATAAATAGTGCTATAATAATTTGTGTCGTGTGTTTACGAGATTCATGTCATGCCAGTTAACATTTCCTCTGTTTTCAGAAAATACAATCAAATCTGATCTGATACTAAACTGATTTTAAAGCCAGTGTTGGCAATGATAATAATACACTATCAGATAAATGAATTTCATAATGAATTACATCATTTTTACCTCATGATTGATCAGGATAGCAGTCGTTggtataatatttacattacagcaaGGAGATTTATTGCAGTTTACATGACAGAAAATGTCGAATCAGTTGTTTTTTAAGTATATTGAATTTTTTGATGGTCATTAGTGGAGTTTTATTTACAGCTAAGTGGCCTAGTCATATCTGCTTATTGCAATACTTCACTGATTATGCTACTAATTCTTCGCTTGCTCAtctttcatctctttctctcttacttttTCTCTGCAGGGGCATTAGCTGGAGGTATAGACATTGCAGCTCACTGGCTAACAGACCTAAAAGAGGGTGTGTGTCTGAACGGCTTCTGGTTCAACCACGAACACTGCTGCTGGAACTCTAAAGAGACCACTTTCCAAGAGAGAGACAAATGTCCAAACTGGAAGAGCTGGGCCGAGCTCACGGTGGGAGTCAACGAGGTGGGTGCtgatttcattcacacacacacacacacacacacacacacacacacacacacacacacacacacacacacacacactctggtttCGCTTTGTTCATTTTAGAAGCGTGGTGGTCGTCACTCCCTCTAGTGGTGTAAAGTTCAAAACCACAGCAGGAAACAAATGAAACTAGAGAAGTGAAAGCAGTGTTTTACATGCTTGTCTTGTACATTAGCTCTTGAACTCATACTGCACTATGGATTAACATATCTGATGATCCAATGGCTGGATATAATCCATCAtttaagtgttattaaaaatagTCATATATGTAAATTCTtttgtatattaaatgtttttgtacattgtTTGCTTTATCCAATAATATATTGGAATTGCCTGAATGTTTTGAAGGGTTTCTATGATTGTGCATATAGCAACAAGTAAGAGATGGTGCTGTTCCGTGTGTGCACACTAGGGGGCGAGTGCCTATGTTGTGAATTATCTACTGTATGTGACCTGGGCTCTGCTCTTCGCCTACCTTGCTGTGGTTCTCGTCAGGGCCTTCGCCCCGTATGCCTGCGGCTCGGGAATCCCTGAGGTAAGATGCCTATGTGTCTGATTGTCTCGCTCTCCGATGCTTTctgctcttctctctctctctctctctctctctctctctctctctctctctctctctctctctctctctctctctttttattttttttctatctctgtatttgccattattattattattattaatgcttaATTAGCCCTAATGCCCTCAAAACGGTtaaatgctctgtgtgtgtgtctgtatgttgtTAAAAAGAGCTCCACCCATTGTGTCAAACAGCTGTGACTTGTTTCAGCAGTATGAAAAGAAACATCTCTAGTGCGTGGCtttttcataataattttttttatttcctccaaATCTTTACATTAAGAAAACAGGCAAACCGTTTACAGACGTTAAAGACACACACGGGGGAAAAAATCATTTTGTGTATCAAAGTCCCAAACTGTCACGTCATGAGCAAAAAAAGTGATAAAACAAACCAGACGTCTTTAAGATTTATGGAATCTCTCCTCCTTAGTTGAAATTGGAAAGCTCAGAGTGACCCGTTTCCTCAAAAGGATTTTTCAGCGCTTTGTTCGGGCCAAGAGCACGATGCTGTCACGCGAATGATGATCCAAAAAATCTAGGTCCTCCAAGTTAGAGTTCATCCTGAGTGGATTAATGTATTAGAGGTTGTTGATGATCATACATTTCCCAAGACACTTATTCATTATTCTCTGCGGTGTCGAGTGTTTCTCTGTCGGAGTGGAAAAACAGCTTGGTGTTAAAcccttctctctcactttcagaTAAAGACCATCCTAAGTGGCTTTATAATCCGGGGCTACTTAGGAAAGTGGACTCTAGTGATAAAGACGATCACTCTGGTGCTGGCAGTGTCTTCAGGCCTCAGCCTGGGGAAAGAAGGTCCTCTGGTGCATGTGGCCTGCTGCTGCGGAAACATCTTCTGCCATCTTTTCACCAAGTACCGCAAGAACGAGGCCAAGAGGAGGGAGGTAGGAGACACGGGGAGACCGGGGAGAGGAAAACGAAGAGGAGTGATGGAAAGATAAGGAAGAAAGTGTGGGAGATTGAAGTAACAGACAACAAGATAAGGAGAAAGTGGATGGGGAGAGACTGGGGAATGGATTAGGAGGACTCTTTGTGTCTCAAGCCAAGAaacagtaatataatataaagagaTTTGCTCCAGACACGGCGGTAGGAGAACACGGGGGCACAATGTTAATGGATCTAGACAGATTAGTGAGCAGGCAGAGAGCTATGCTCTGCTGCAGAAATTAGCTCCATTTACACTGGAATGTGGAGTGAGAAATCATCATTTTTTTGAACGTCCGTGTtctaatttttaaaaatgttaattgacCTGTAGGTGCGATGATACATCAGGGGTAATTATCTGTTTTTGTATGTGCTTACGAATGCCAATGTGTACGTTTGTGTGCACGTTCAAAATGTTTCTGTCGGATTTCCTCAGGTCTTGTCAGCAGCCTCCGCTGTGGGCGTGTCTGTGGCGTTTGGAGCTCCTATAGGAGGAGTGCTGTTCAGCTTGGAAGAGGTCTGAATATTAACACAAcgaatattttttaaagtaataaagagAAATACAGAATCGTCTTTTTGTAGCTATTCACTAATGTTGTAGTAGAAAGTTCCAGTAAGTTTTGCATTTGatccataataaaaaaactacagaaaTTCAGATGACCATTacacaacacttttttttttttttttcttcgttctGCAAACTTTTTTTGCGCCGCTATTGACGCATGAATGGGATCATTATTTTGTTGGCAAAGACAACCAGGTTTTGGGCTGAACTATCCTGGCAGAATCTCATCTGTCTACATAAAATCTGTCGACACACAAGCTATAAAATAACCGCACAGTCTCGATGAGTCTCCATCATCTTCACCATTAGGGTGTGACTAATTCTGGACTGCAGAATACCCTGACTCAATATTTACATCTTATTGCAAGCATGTTCTTACTGTTTCCTGCTATATTTCTGTCCCCCAGGTCAGCTACTACTTCCCCTTAAAGACACTGTGGCGTTCATTCTTCGCAGCCCTGGTCGCCGCCTTCACCCTACGCTCCATCAATCCCTTTGGCAACAGCCAACTCGTCCTGTTCTACGTGGAATTCCACACCCCATGGCACCTGATGGAGCTCTTCCCTTTTGTTTTGCTTGGTATTTTTGGCGGCCTGTGGGGGGCGTTTTTCATCCGTGCCAACATGGCCTGGTGTAGACGTCGGAAGAACACGCGTCTGGGCCACTACCCCGTGTTGGAGGTAGTGCTGGTAACTCTGGCTACGGCGCTGTTGGCCTTTCCGAACGACTTCACGCGCATGAGTGGGAGCCATCTCATCTCCGAGTTGTTTAACGACTGCAGTCTGCTGGACTCCTCCCAGCTGTGTGACTACACCTCCCAAGTGAAGGGTGGAGCAATTAATAATAACTTAAGTCACGGTGCGAATTACAGCAGCAGCCTGTATGACCGAGCAGCCGGGCCTGGAGTCTACACGGCTATCTGGCAGCTGGCGCTAGCGCTCCTCTTCAAGACGCTGATCACCGTGGTTACGTTTGGCATGAAGGTATTTGGTATTGGGCCGAATGTTTTCATAGCCACGTTTCTTTCActgcatctttttcttcttaacTTAAATTTTTTACTAAAAGCATAAGCAAGGTTAGAAAGCATTTTAGTGATGTATCCCCACGTATTGATTATTGTGCATATGATACTGTAGATATACGTATGATAGATAGCAGTATGTCATCAACACTATAGAATTAAATGACGAAATCAATAAATGACTCAGCTGAAGTTACATTTTCGATTTCCTTTACCCTTTTCTGTCATAGGTGCCCTCTGGTTTGTTTATTCCCAGCATGGCTGTAGGGGCGATAGCAGGCAGGCTGCTGGGCATCGGTATGGAGCAGCTGGCATTCTACCACCACGACTGGCCGATCTTCAAGGGTTGTTCATCCAGCACCAAATGCATTACGCCAGGCCTGTACGCCATGCTCGGGGCTGCAGCGTGTCTGGGTATGCCCAACAGCGGATCACAGATTCACCCCATTTCATCTGCTTTCCACTAACGGGAATGCGCCCGCTCATGCATTTAATTACAAGTGCTCGTTTTCATCCTTGCTGGTTGCTCATTGCTGCCCAGTTGTAATCAAATAAGTCCAGAGTACAAGTTTCATAGCTCATAAACCTTCACGCTAGCAGGCACATTTAACTTGTAAGCCATGCCGGAGACCCGGCTGCGTGACAGACGTTAAATGGAGGTCATTGAAGTATGAAAGCCCATCTGATGAGGAAAATGCCTGCTTGGCTGTTTGGCTTTATAAAATGGTCTGTTGTAGTTATGGTGTAACTGTAGCTCTTTGATGCGCAGCCCAAACTTCATTTTCAGCGCTGATCTTCCGTGACAGCGCAGGAACAAACATTACATACTTCACCGTGGGACTTCAGATCCGGTCgtttaaaaaaaggacaaaaatgctGCCATGCTATATTACTTCACGTAGATTTACAGCAGTTTTTGCACCCAttcatctttttctctcaggcaatatgaatataaaattttgGTCACTAAACCTGTTTATAAAGAGATGTTCAGAAATGATATGTGTAAAACCAACAGCTTTGGTGAAGCTTTGGTAATCATACAACTTTATATAATGTTATGATTCATTTAGTCATTCAAATCAAAATAAGCTATTTTTGGTGAGCCTGCACTCAGATTTAAATTCCTGATAATGACATGTTCAAACTTGGATGCTATCTTATGCTTTTGAAGAGCATCGACTTCAGAGTTTCAAGTTTTGCCCATTCTGAATTTTTCTACTTACCATGGTTGCAGAGAGTGGTTATGTGAGTTCAATCAATTTCTGAAATTGGCATCATATGGCACCGACAACCAGGCCATGGGTAAAGTCACTGTGATTACTGAGAACGCACActctatgtaaaatattactgaactttattacaaaaacaaacagcattgaatcatgaaaatgtgctaaaagaaatataaatatattcactaataattatataataaataataaacataatataacgctctccgtgcagcgcacagtccaatgtttaaaaacaaacagcacatggtgtcagtaatttgcctctagaggccgcccTCATAATGACAGCAggccggaagccggaaaaactatcggtatggatttttgctggtAGTCGGCTAAAACGATTAATCGTACGATCTACATTTTTCTGTATTGCTTTTCTTTGCCTTGATGATTCATATTCTCTTTAATCTTCCCTCATTTCTTACTCATCCTCGCTCTCTTTCCGTTTCCCCGTGCAGGTGGTGTAACTCGGATGACCGTGTCTCTTGTGGTCATCATGTTCGAGCTGACTGGAGGACTGGAGTACATTGTGCCCCTCATGGCAGCCACTATGACCAGTAAGTGGGTGGCAGATGCTCTGGGCAGAGAGGGCATCTACGAGGCACACATCCGGCTGAACGGCTACCCTTTCCTTGAGCCCAAGGATGAGTTTGAGCACAAGACCCTGGCCATGGATGTGATGCGTCCACGGCGCTCTGATCCTTCACTCTCTGTCCTCACGCAAAGTGGCATGAGTGTGGAGCAGGTGGAGGCTGTGATAGCTGACACATCATACAGTGGATTCCCCGTAGTTGTTTCCCAGGAGTCTCCAAGGCTGGTGGGGTTTGTGCTAAGGAGGGACCTGGTTATATCAATAGGTGAGATGGgtgaaagtgtatgtgtgtgtcagtggatCTTCAAATACAACTGACATGcgaatatattgttatatagtTGTTGAAGCTGCAGATTTGCTTGTGTGTTCCTTTAGGAGAAAGGTGCTATAGAAATATTCTTATTACTATgtacttttacaaaaaaaaaatctctgtatAGTAGCTTCATCATCAAGACTGTGCAGGGTTTCCTTCAAACTTATCTGGTTCTCCAATTTCTGCTTTCTCGTAACCAGATAGCGCACGCCTCTGCCAGGAGGGTATCGTGGGAGCATCGCAGGTCCTTTTCACTGAGCCTACTTTAACTCAGCCTCATGGTGGACCTCCTTCCCTCAATCTACGCAGCATCATGGATCTCAGTCCACTAGCTATCACTGACCAAACACCCATGGACATCACCGTGGACATCTTTCGCAAGCTCGGCCTACGCCAGTGCCTCGTCACACAgaacgggtgtgtgtgtgtgtgtgtgtg
Protein-coding sequences here:
- the clcn5b gene encoding H(+)/Cl(-) exchange transporter 5 isoform X1 gives rise to the protein METSGFYNDNYSSGSSDDDLVDLSANAQDLLEDLSYDEQDHSQAEASLFSPGGRGQNGTAKLLDLLDDGLHRVGTYDDFNTIDWVREKSKDRDRHREINNKKRQSVLDLLLSLSDAFSGWLLMLLIGLMSGALAGGIDIAAHWLTDLKEGVCLNGFWFNHEHCCWNSKETTFQERDKCPNWKSWAELTVGVNEGASAYVVNYLLYVTWALLFAYLAVVLVRAFAPYACGSGIPEIKTILSGFIIRGYLGKWTLVIKTITLVLAVSSGLSLGKEGPLVHVACCCGNIFCHLFTKYRKNEAKRREVLSAASAVGVSVAFGAPIGGVLFSLEEVSYYFPLKTLWRSFFAALVAAFTLRSINPFGNSQLVLFYVEFHTPWHLMELFPFVLLGIFGGLWGAFFIRANMAWCRRRKNTRLGHYPVLEVVLVTLATALLAFPNDFTRMSGSHLISELFNDCSLLDSSQLCDYTSQVKGGAINNNLSHGANYSSSLYDRAAGPGVYTAIWQLALALLFKTLITVVTFGMKVPSGLFIPSMAVGAIAGRLLGIGMEQLAFYHHDWPIFKGCSSSTKCITPGLYAMLGAAACLGGVTRMTVSLVVIMFELTGGLEYIVPLMAATMTSKWVADALGREGIYEAHIRLNGYPFLEPKDEFEHKTLAMDVMRPRRSDPSLSVLTQSGMSVEQVEAVIADTSYSGFPVVVSQESPRLVGFVLRRDLVISIDSARLCQEGIVGASQVLFTEPTLTQPHGGPPSLNLRSIMDLSPLAITDQTPMDITVDIFRKLGLRQCLVTQNGRLLGIITKKDILKHMAQMTNRDPESILFN
- the clcn5b gene encoding H(+)/Cl(-) exchange transporter 5 isoform X2 — its product is METSGFYNDNYSSGSSDDDLVDLSANAQDLLEDLSYDEQDHSQEASLFSPGGRGQNGTAKLLDLLDDGLHRVGTYDDFNTIDWVREKSKDRDRHREINNKKRQSVLDLLLSLSDAFSGWLLMLLIGLMSGALAGGIDIAAHWLTDLKEGVCLNGFWFNHEHCCWNSKETTFQERDKCPNWKSWAELTVGVNEGASAYVVNYLLYVTWALLFAYLAVVLVRAFAPYACGSGIPEIKTILSGFIIRGYLGKWTLVIKTITLVLAVSSGLSLGKEGPLVHVACCCGNIFCHLFTKYRKNEAKRREVLSAASAVGVSVAFGAPIGGVLFSLEEVSYYFPLKTLWRSFFAALVAAFTLRSINPFGNSQLVLFYVEFHTPWHLMELFPFVLLGIFGGLWGAFFIRANMAWCRRRKNTRLGHYPVLEVVLVTLATALLAFPNDFTRMSGSHLISELFNDCSLLDSSQLCDYTSQVKGGAINNNLSHGANYSSSLYDRAAGPGVYTAIWQLALALLFKTLITVVTFGMKVPSGLFIPSMAVGAIAGRLLGIGMEQLAFYHHDWPIFKGCSSSTKCITPGLYAMLGAAACLGGVTRMTVSLVVIMFELTGGLEYIVPLMAATMTSKWVADALGREGIYEAHIRLNGYPFLEPKDEFEHKTLAMDVMRPRRSDPSLSVLTQSGMSVEQVEAVIADTSYSGFPVVVSQESPRLVGFVLRRDLVISIDSARLCQEGIVGASQVLFTEPTLTQPHGGPPSLNLRSIMDLSPLAITDQTPMDITVDIFRKLGLRQCLVTQNGRLLGIITKKDILKHMAQMTNRDPESILFN